In Balaenoptera ricei isolate mBalRic1 chromosome 4, mBalRic1.hap2, whole genome shotgun sequence, the genomic stretch TGGTGAACGTGTCTAGCTTTGTGAGTGTCAGCTCTCTTAAAAAATGCAGCCCCGAACTGCAGCAGAAGTTTCGAAGTGAGACCATCACGGAGGAGGAGCTGGTGGGGCTCATGAACAAGTTTGTGGAAGACACAAAGAAGGGGGTCCACAGGAAGGAGGGCTGGCCGGAGACCGCATATGGGGTGACGAAAATCGGCGTCACAGTCCTGTCCAGAATCCAAGCCAGGAAACTgagtgagcagagaggaggggacaAGATCCTCCTGAATGCCTGCTGCCCAGGGTGGGTGAGAACTGACATGGCGGGACCCAGAGCCACCAAAAGCCCAGAAGAAGGAGCAGAGACCCCCGTGTACTTGGCCCTTTTGCCCTCGGACGCTGAGGGGCCTCACGGACAGTTTGTTTCTGAGAAAAAAGTTGTGCAGTGGTGAGCTCACTCACAGCTCCACCCATGGGCCCGATTATGTTCCTGTCCCAATTTCACGGAAAGGACACTTACACTGTCAAAAATACccctatgcaaaaaaaaaaaagaagaagaagaaaaaaaaagaatcaaaatatccCTATCAAGTCCTCACTGGGAAATGGCTACTAATTCTGTGAAGCCGTTTGTGTTTCCTTCTGTGATCCCAGGGGAGGAAAAGTGGGATGGATGACaagtaataaataaaagtcaatagatgaataaatagttCTTTATAAATGTCCATTTATGCAGACTCTTAAAGGCTGAACCAGCTCAATTACTCATAATTGTTGGACCTACTTTGGAGGACAGATGGGTGTCCACTCTACTATTCGTTCTACTTTTCTGTTTGAAATCTTTTCAAGGCAAACATCTGAAACCAAaaagtcttggctctgccaccttcCTGCATGACCTTGATCAAAATACTGTATCCcctcaaatgtaaaatggggataatagtcataggattgctgtgaagattaattGCCCCTATACAGGTGACAATGTTGAAATCACATTGGAATTGCACAGGTGTCCTGTATCACGAGTCCCTGTGAGGGGGGCCCAACACCACCCAGGGCAGTGACGAGAAGCTTCGTACTGCCCAGCACCACTCCTGGCTTCCACAAGGCCCCAGGGACTGTCCACCAAATTCCCTCCCTTCACAGAAGCACTCTGTGTAAAATTCCGTAAAAATAACACATAACTGGGTATGCCACTTATCAAGCtgacataaaacaaaaccaaaatataggCACTTTTAGCAATCCTAAGGATTATGTAACCATCCtaatcagtgcctggcacagagtacgAGCTTCATAAACAACCCTCCCACGTGAGGGCACACTGGGAATCCAGAGAGCTGCCTGCCCTGCCCGCTGAAAGTCTAATCACAGGACCATTTGCCCTActtctttgttttgattttctcttaAGCAGGCTGGGGGAGCTACATGCTCAGAAGCAATGCccctcagtaattttttttttgcattttaggaAAAAGCAACCATTCCCATTCTGCAGGGGATGATGGGCCTGGCCCAAAACAATTACTCTGcacactttttctccttttggagaTCTGCCGAATACTTTTTGGTCAACTGCCAGGAATCTCTAGCTCCCTATTAACCCTTCACCCTCCAGTTTTGCCTGGGCAAAGCAACCTCTACACCCTGCAAACCACTATGCCTCTCAGAGCTGCGATCAAAAGAGGATTGCGTATGGTTTGGCTGAGGATGGGTGTGGGGCGGACAGGAGTTGGTCATTTGGAACCTTCTGGAACATTtggcccctccttccctccttggaAGGAGGGTAGGAGGCAGGGCTGAGTTCTCTAGGAGTCGTGGCACTGGATCCCAGAACTCAGGTCTTCCTGGCTTCTCCCACTGTTACCAAGCCCTGACCACTGCACTGCCCGCCCCCCTCCCTACCGCCCAGCCCGCTCCACGCAAGACTTGCACCACCCTCAGCTCTCCACACTCAGCTCACACCCCGGGCCAGGCCATGTCCTCCTCCACCCGCGTGATGCTGGTCACCGGAGCCAACAAGGGCATCGGCTTTGCCGTCGTGCGTGACCTGTGCCGGCAGTTCTCCGGGGATGTGGTGCTCACGGCGCGGGACGCGGCACGGGGCCCGACGGCCGTGCAGCCGGTGCAGGCCGAGGGCCTGTGCCCACTTTTCCACCAGCTGGACATCGACCTGCAGAGCATCCGCGCCCTGCGCGACTTCCTGCACAAGGAGTACGGGGTCTTGGGGTCTCGGGGTCTCGATGTGCTGGTCAACAACGCGGGCATCGCCTTCCAGTGTAAGTGGATGTGAGCTGGTGGGGAGGCGGGGTGCAGCCTCTGTGAGAGCGGCCAGACTGGGTGGGTGGGGCTACTGCCTGAACCTCCGCTGTGGGATCTAGAACCCGCTCCCTAGGGAAGGAGGACGGACCGGAGGCCGAAAGGAGAGCAAAATCCTCTAAGATTTGCAAGCCTTTCCAGCTAGAGGGCCTTGATCAGACTGTTAAGGACTGCCTCCAGGTTTTCACAGTATCACTGATTGAACTTTGGAGCAGCAGGGAGAACTTTTAACTtactttgaaacaaacaaacaattgcACAGAATGGTACACAGATGCCATATGGGCTCCCTTCACTCAGCCTCCCCTGATGGTGCCATCTTACAAAACTACACAGTGTTATCAAACCCCAAAATTCACACTGGCACACTACTGTTAACTAACAGAGACATTATGtagatttcaaagaaaaaaaaaattgtgtcagAAATGCATTTTTACCGTATGGCTAGTATTTATCAACTCTGTTCTCCTTGTGCCCTAAAAATTGGCGATCCCACACCGTTTCATATTCAAGCAGAACTGACTACGAAAACAAACTTCCTTGGTACCCAAGATGTGTGCACGCAGCTCCTGCCTCTAATAAAACCCCGAGGTAAGTCTGATTGGAGCCCAAGCTGCAGTGCAGCTCAGCCCTGCCTGCCTCTGGCCTCATCTATGGGCCCAGCTACCTCTCCTGCCCAGCTACACTGGcctccatctgtgtctctaccTGGCCAGGTGCCCTGCAGCCTCAGGTCCCTCTACACACTGCCCAGGTCGTTGGTACTCTGTCCAGCTGCTCTTTGCACATCtggctctttcttctctttccattctGAGCTCAAAGGTCTCCTCTGAGAGGCCCTTGACTTGCTCCGTGCCCCTCACAGGTGGCGTTCCCTTAGGAGTCCATCCCAGACCTTCTCTCCTCCGTCCCCCTCTCAGAGTGACCTGATTCAGGTTTGTGGAGCTCACACTACCAGCAATTCATTA encodes the following:
- the CBR1 gene encoding carbonyl reductase [NADPH] 1 — protein: MSSCARVALVTGANKGIGFAIVRDLCRQFTGDVVLTARDTARGQAAVQQLQAEGLSPRFHQLDIDDLQSIRALRDFLRKEYGGLDVLVNNAGIAFKTVDSTPFHIQAEVTMKTNFFGTQAVCTELLPLIKPQGRVVNVSSFVSVSSLKKCSPELQQKFRSETITEEELVGLMNKFVEDTKKGVHRKEGWPETAYGVTKIGVTVLSRIQARKLSEQRGGDKILLNACCPGWVRTDMAGPRATKSPEEGAETPVYLALLPSDAEGPHGQFVSEKKVVQW